One Anastrepha obliqua isolate idAnaObli1 chromosome 6, idAnaObli1_1.0, whole genome shotgun sequence DNA window includes the following coding sequences:
- the LOC129250147 gene encoding uncharacterized protein LOC129250147 produces the protein MYCDNATNFVGTQRKLRELRETFLAQKEEILQYAADEGFIFAFIPPRAARFGGLWKAAVKSAKHLLVRAVGNALLTAEETATLLVEVEAVLNFRPLAPLSDDPNDGEALTPAHLLIGCPLRALPPEKVPVNFSRCLERCQLACSLKQQFWRAWSKSFLLELQKRKKWVHPQSNVEPGQLDVVHEDNVPPQHWVLGRVTATIPGADGKIRVADIATRSREVR, from the coding sequence ATGTACTGCGACAACGCGACGAACTTTGTGGGAACACAGAGGAAGCTGAGGGAGCTCCGGGAAACCTTTCTGGCACAGAAAGAGGAGATTCTCCAATACGCTGCCGACGAAGGATTCATCTTCGCCTTCATACCTCCAAGGGCAGCCCGCTTCGGCGGCCTGTGGAAAGCAGCAGTGAAGTCGGCCAAACATCTGCTGGTGCGCGCCGTAGGCAACGCGCTGTTAACCGCCGAAGAAACCGCAACGCTTCTCGTCGAAGTAGAAGCGGTACTGAACTTCCGACCGCTCGCACCACTCAGCGACGACCCCAACGACGGCGAGGCGCTAACGCCGGCGCATCTTCTAATCGGTTGCCCCTTGCGAGCTTTGCCACCGGAGAAGGTACCCGTGAACTTCAGCCGCTGCTTAGAGAGATGCCAGCTTGCTTGCTCTCTCAAGCAACAATTTTGGCGCGCGTGGTCGAAGAGCTTCCTTCTGGAGCTTCagaagcgcaaaaaatgggTGCACCCGCAGTCCAACGTCGAACCAGGCCAACTCGACGTCGTCCACGAAGACAACGTACCACCGCAGCATTGGGTGCTGGGTCGAGTAACCGCAACCATTCCCGGAGCTGACGGCAAAATTCGAGTCGCAGACATTGCTACTAGGTCGCGTGAAGTACGATAG